The genome window CTCGGGGATGTCGGCCCCGACATCGACGTTCACCGCATACGGCACGAACTCGCCCCTCAGAGCGAGGAGCACCTGTTCGGCGATGGCGAGACCGGCCTTGTCTTGAGCCTCGGTCGTCGACGCCCCTAGGTGGGGCGTGACCACGACGTTGGACAGCTTGAAGAGCGGGTGGTCGGTCACCGGCTCGTCCGCGAAGACATCGATCCCGGCCCCCGCCACGCGCCCGCTCTGCAACGCGTCGACCAGGGCATCCTCGTCGACGAGGCCGCCGCGGGCCGTGTTGATGATGCGGACCCCCGGCTTCACGTTCTCCAGCTCCTTCGCGCCGATCAGCCCAAGGGTCTCTGGCGTCTTCGGCATATGGATCGTGATGAAGTCGGCGCGGGAGCAGAGATCCGCCACGGAATCGATCAGCGTCACCCCCATCTGTTGCGCTCGCGCCGGCGCCACGTAAGGGTCGTAGGCGATCAGGCGCATCCCGAAGGAGCTGGCCCGCTGCGCGACCAGGGTCCCGACCCGACCGAGCCCGATGACGCCGAGCGTCTTGCCGTACAGCTCGACCCCCGACCACCGCTCCCGCTCCCACGACCCGGCCACCAGCGCGCCGTGAGCCTGCGGGACGTTGCGCGCTTGCGCCAACAACAACGCCATCGTGTGCTCCGCGGCCGAGAGCACGTTCGACTGCGGGGCGTTCACGACCAAGACCCCGTGACGGGTGGCCGCCTCCACGTCGACGTTGTCGAGGCCGATACCGGCGCGCCCGACCACCTTCAGGTTCTCCCCGCGTTCGATGATCGTCGCCGTGACCTTGGTCGCGGAGCGGACCACCAACGCGTCGTAGGCCGGGATCGCTTCCGCCAGCTCATCGGGCGTCATCCCGGTCCGCACGTCGACGTCGAGATGCTCCCGGAGACGCTCGAGCCCGCCCCCGGAGAGCTTCTCTGAGACCAAGACCTTCATCAAGGCATCGTACAAGTGGGCGTTTAGAGCTCGACCTTGCCCTTCGCGATGGTGAGGGACAACACGAGCCGGTCGTGTTCAACGGCGACATCCGTGTACTCGACGCTGGCGAGTGAGCGTGGAAGGTCCAGGGCGAGAGGCTCGAGTGGCGGCGCGGAGAACAACACCTGCTTCCCGGAGTCGGCAAGCGTGACGTTCTCCACCGTCGCAGTTCTGCCGCCGGCGGTCAGCGATACCCGCTCCGCCAGAGCGACCTCTGCGTCAACGTCCTCCTGCGCGAGCGCCTGGTTCACCGCCCGCTCCGAGATCGTGGCGGTTCCGGAACCACCGGTGACCCTGAGTGCCCCCGTGCCGGACATCAGGTCGCCGATCGAGAACGAGACGTTCCGGAAGGTGATCGCAAGGTCGCCCACCGAAACCCCTCCCCGCCTTACCTCGTCGGCCGTCACACGCATCCGGTCGAAGCTTCCGCCGAGGAGCTGAGGAAGGAACAACGCCCCTTGAACGTCGACCGAGAGCCCGTCGGCTTGTGGGACCGCCGCCGCCAGCCTTTCCTCGGCTCGCGCCTCCGCGGTGTTCTCGGCAACCGTGTCGGCGACGAAGAAGCCGATCAGCAGAACCGCGAGTACCGCAAGGAGCTTCACCTTCAGGCGAGCGCGTTTACGACGTGATCGATCGCGCTCGTCAGCTTCTCGATGTCGTCGGGCTCGATGGCGGGATACATCGCGATCCGGAGCTGGTTGCGGCCGAGCTTCCGGTACGGCTCGGTGTCCACGATCCCGTTCGCCCGCAGCACCTTCGCGATCGTTGTCGCGTCCGTGCCCTCGCCGAAGTCGATGGTCGCGACGACGTGGCTGCGCTGCGAGGGGTCCTTGACGAACGGCACCGCCACCGTCGACGACTCCGCCCAGGAGTAGAGGATGTCGGCCGACCTGTCGCAGCGAGACGTCGACCAGTCCAGCCCACCGTTGTGGAGCATCCACTCCAGCTGCTCGACCATCAGGAAGATCGTGGCCAGAGCGGGCGTGTTGTAGGTCTGGTTCTTGATCGAGTTCTCGAACGCGATCTGGAGGTCGAGGGAGGGCGGGATGTATCTGTCCGAAGCCGCGATGCGCCCGATCCTGTCGATGGCGGCGGGAGAGCACAGAGCTATCCACAGACCTCCATCGGAGGCGAACCCCTTCTGCGGAGCGAAGTAATAGACGTCGAAGTTGTTCGGGTCGACGCGCAACCCGGCCGCGGCTGAGGTGCCGTCGACGACGGTCAACGCCAGCGGAGAGGGCCGCCGGAGGGGCATCGCTACTCCCGTAGACGTCTCGTTGTGCGTCAGCGCGTACAGGTCGATGTCGGGGCTGGGCTCCGGCTGCGGGTGCGTTCCGGGCTCGGACTCGATCATCCGAGGCTCCGCGAGGTGTGGCGCCAGCGAAGCGGCCTGCGCGCATTTCGACGAGAACTCGCCGAAGACCAGGTGCTGGCTCCTGCGCTCGATGAGGCCGAAGGCCATCGCGTCCCAAAAGGCGGTCGACCCGCCGTTCCCGATCACGACCTCGTAATCGTCTGGCAGCCGGAAGAAGTCGCGCAGCCCCGACCGCAGTCGTCCGACGGTGTCTTTGACGGTCGCTCGGCGGTGGCTCGTGCCGAGATAACCCCCCGCGGCCCGGGCGAGAGCGGCCACGGCCTCCGCACGAACCTTCGACGGGCCCGACCCGAAGCGGCCGTCGCTTGGACGCAGCTCCGGCGGGATCACGATCTGTGCTGCGTCTTCCATCGAACTCCTCGTGCTCACGATTAGGGTGCGAATCATGCCTCACCACCGCCTGTCTACCCGGGCCACGGCGATAACGGAGTCGTCGACCCTGGCGATCGACGCGAAGGCGAAAGCTCTCAAGGCAGCGGGCGAGAACGTGATCGGGTTCGGCGCCGGCGAGCCCGATTTCCCGACGCCCGCGCACATCGTCGAGGCCGCTGCGGAGGCGACCCGGCACCCGCTGTATCACAAGTACACGCCCGCACCGGGGCTCCCGGAGCTGCGTGCGGCTATCGCCACGAAGACCGAGCGCGACTCGGGCTTCAGGGTTTCGCCTCAGCAAGTGCTGGTCTCGAACGGAGGCAAGCACGCGCTGTTCAACGCTTTCCTATCGGTCATCGACCCGGGCGACGAGGTTCTCGTTCCCGCCCCCTACTGGGTCAGCTACCCCGAGATGATCAAGCTCGCGGGCGGGATCCCGGTGGAGCTGCCGACGACCGAGGAGACGGGGTTCCAGGTAAGCGTCGAACAGCTTGATGCCGCCGTCACGGAGCGAACGAAGATGCTGTTGTTCGTCTCTCCTTCGAACCCCACGGGCGCGGTCTACCCCCATCACCAGGTCGAGGCCATCGGGCGCTGGGCCGCCGAGAGAGGGCTGTGGGTGCTGACTGATGAGATCTACGAGCACCTCGTCTACGGAGACGCAACCTTCACCTCGATGCCCGTGGTGGTTCCCGAGCTTGCGGACCGCTGCATCGTCATCAACGGCGTCGCGAAGACCTATGCGATGACGGGATGGAGAGTCGGCTGGATGATCGCGCCCGCCGACGTCATCTCCGTAGCTTCGTCGTTGCAGTCGCACGCGACGTCGAACGTGTCGAACGTCGCTCAAGCGGCCGCTCTCGCCGCGGTGGCCGGTGATCTATCCGCGGTAGCCGAGATGCGCCAGGCATTCGACCGGCGGCGCCAGCAGATGCACAAGCTGCTTAACGACATGCCCGGCGTCGTTTCGCACGAGCCCCAAGGCGCCTTCTACTGCTTCCCCTCCTTCACCGGCGTGCTCGGCACGACGATCCGCGGGCGTGAGGTCGCCAGCGCGCATCAGCTGGCAGAGGTCATCCTGGAAGAGGTGAAGGTGGCGCTCGTTCCGGGTGAGGGCTTCGGCGCCCCGGGATACGCCCGCCTCAGCTACGCCCTCGGCGATGACGACCTGAGCGAAGGGCTCAATCGGCTGGGGGACCTTCTGTCCGAGTGATCGCGTCGCGCTGACGCGCCGCGATCAGCTCTCGAACGGCGTCCACGTCGCCGGCGCGCAGCAGCTCGACCGGGTCTGGCGTCCCGTTGACGATCTCTTCGAAGAAGACCCTCCGATCGTCGTACGTCGCAAGGGCCTGTTTCGCCCACTCGCGGGCGCCGTCTAGGAGCGACGCCAACTCCAGGTACTCGGGCCCGAACATCTCGCCGACCTCGCGCTTCATCCGCTTCGCCAGCGCCGGGCTGGCACCCGCCGTCGAGATCGCCACGGTCAAGAAGCCGTTGCGGGCGACCGCGGGCAGGATGAAGTTGCACAGGTGGGGGACGTCGACCACGTTCACGAGCATCGAGCGCGCTTCGGCGTCCTCGTAGATGCGGGTGTTCAGGGTCGTGTCCGAGGTCGCCGCCACCACCAGCAGACACCCGTCCAGGTCCGTCTCCTCGTACGCCCGCTCCTGGAGCCGGACGCGGCCGGCGGCGGCAAGCTCCATCACCTGGGGCACGGCGTTCAGAGCGACCACGGTCACGTCGGCCTCACACACCAGGAGCCCCTCGATCTTCTCGAGCGCGATGGGGCCGGCCCCCACGACGAGCGCACGCCGTCTCCTCAGGTTGAGGCACGCCATGTAGAGGTGAGCGTCGATCACGCAGGCGAGGTTATCCAGACGCGACGAGAGCCTCCGGAGGATCTCCAGAGGCTCTCGGTGAAACCTGTCGTGGCTACTTCTTGGGGAGTCCCGTGATCTTGAAAGCGTCGAGGCCGCGGAACATGTCGTTCGTGTAGAGATTGCCGTTGTGCCAGAGGGCCGAGTAGGTCGCGGAGTCCTCTGCCTGGAAGTAAGCGGCCTCCTTCGGCGTTACGGCGTTCGACAGGTCGAGAACACTGAAGCCACCGGTGAACCAGGTGACGGCGAGATTGTGGGTGCCCGGCATCCAGTCCAGCCCATGCGACAGGCACCAGGACGGTACCCAGCCGGTGAGGGTGCCGACGGTTCCGTCGCCGCCGCGGGGAGCCGCGTAGCTGCTCTGGAGCACCGGCACCGACGGGTTCGAGATGTCGTAGATCCACACGCGACCGGTCGGGGTCTGCCCGGTGTGGCACTCGTGGAAGGCAAACGCCTCGTCGTCGATCGCGAGCAGCTTGCCGTCGGAGCTTGCGACCGCGTAGTGCGAATACTGGATCAGCGGGTTGACGATCTTGCCGATCGGCTTCGGGTTGATCGGGTCGCTGATGTCAAAGATGTGGACCTCGCCCGTCCCGATCGCGCCCGAGCAGAACCCGAGCTGCTTCTCTTTCGTCACGACGAAGGAGATGTCGTGGCAGTCCGAGGTGATCGTCTTCGGCTTCGCCACAAGCTCTGGCTTCGCCGGGTTCTTCACGTCGACGATCGCAGGGCCCGCGTTCGGGCTGGCGGTGAGCCCGCCACCCGCGGTGTAGACGAGCGTGGTGCCGGGAACGGGCTTCAGGGTGTGGTTCTTGCCCGTGTTGATGGATCCCAGGATCTTCGGCTTCTTGGGGTTCCGCACGTCGACGGTGATGAAGCCGTTGCCGGCCGACGGCGCGCACTGGTTGTTGTGGAAGCCCATCACGACCAGGCCCGGCTTCACGACCTCGACGTCGTTGTCGTTGCCGGGACAGTGGAGGAACCCGACCTCTTTCGGCTTAGCACCGGAGACGTCGAAGATATGCAGACCACCCTGGTCCTTCTTTTCTCCGCGGCGCGTGACGCCGTCGATCTGGCCCGTGTAGACGTACTTGCCAGAGGCGGCGACCTCAGATCCTCCCTCGTACTGGATGTCATCGAGCAACGTGACGTTCTTGCTCTTGTCGATCTTCGGCGCCGGCCTCGCGTCTGCTCCCAGAGCGGGAGCAACGACAGCACCCGCGATGAGCGCCGAAGCCATCAACGTGCGAACCGTTCTCATTCTTCGTCCTCCTCGTAGGTGCAGCCGTTGTCGCTAGATACGACGCGGCCCAGCGTTCCCCTTGCGGCTAGTGCTTGTGCTTTCCTTCTTTGAGCCCCTTGACCTCGAAGACATCGAGGCCGCGCACCCGGTCGTTCGCCCAGATGCGTCCGTCGTACCAGTACGCCGACCAGTAGTTGGTGTTGCCGTCACCGGTCGTCATGTAGTGCTCGATCTCCTGCGGACGACTGGGGTTCGAGAAGTCGATGACGCTCATCCCGCCGGCGTACCAGGATGCGACGAGGGTGTGGGTGCCGGGGATGAAGTTGAAGAGGTGGGCGCTGCACCAGGTGTCTCGGTTGTAGTTCGAAGATCCAGCGGGGAGGGGCCCGCGCTGGGGGCCGTGGTACCCGACCAGCAGCGGCGCCTGGCGGACGCTGAAGTCGTAGACCCACATCGCTCCAGTGGGGCCGCCCTCGCAGTCGTTGCCGGCGATCGCCTCGTCACCGACGATGAAGTTCTTGCCGTCATCGGTGAAGGCGAAGGAGTGCGGGAACTGGGCGGGCACGGGGACATGCGCGATCGTTTTCGGCTTGAGCGGGTCCGAAACGTCCAGGATCTGTGCCTCGCCACCACCGGCGCAGCCCGCGAGTGCCTCTTTCTTGGTGACGTAGAACTCGAGGTCGTGACAGCCGGCGCGGCTGGGCGTGAAGGTCGCGGCGACCTTCGGCTTCGATGGGTTGGACACATCCAAGATCTGCTCGACACCGCCACCGTTGGCGAGACCTCCGGGGGAGGCGTAGATGATGTCCTTGCCGGGGTAGGTGGTGAGCGTGTGGGTGCCGCCGGGCAGGTCGTTGACGGCACCGAGGAGCTTCGGACGCTTCGGGTCGCTGACGTCGATCAAGCGGACGCCGCCGCCCTCTCCGCCGCACTGCGTGGAGTGGTAGC of Actinomycetota bacterium contains these proteins:
- the serA gene encoding phosphoglycerate dehydrogenase; this encodes MKVLVSEKLSGGGLERLREHLDVDVRTGMTPDELAEAIPAYDALVVRSATKVTATIIERGENLKVVGRAGIGLDNVDVEAATRHGVLVVNAPQSNVLSAAEHTMALLLAQARNVPQAHGALVAGSWERERWSGVELYGKTLGVIGLGRVGTLVAQRASSFGMRLIAYDPYVAPARAQQMGVTLIDSVADLCSRADFITIHMPKTPETLGLIGAKELENVKPGVRIINTARGGLVDEDALVDALQSGRVAGAGIDVFADEPVTDHPLFKLSNVVVTPHLGASTTEAQDKAGLAIAEQVLLALRGEFVPYAVNVDVGADIPELVRPYLQLVERLGRVAVALAGRGIESLRFEYHGGIAEYDTRAVTLSGLKGAFSAVVHEPVTFVNAPLMAKERGISVEESKSSQSLDYVNLVEVHAAGQGETVSVAGVLVGKRDTERLVRVWGYDLDMSFAPSMVFFRYDDRPGVVGIVGTLLGEAGVNIANMQVARQSEGGEALMCVAVDSPIPDQVLASIAERAQLRDARSIVVGE
- a CDS encoding DUF2993 domain-containing protein; amino-acid sequence: MKLLAVLAVLLIGFFVADTVAENTAEARAEERLAAAVPQADGLSVDVQGALFLPQLLGGSFDRMRVTADEVRRGGVSVGDLAITFRNVSFSIGDLMSGTGALRVTGGSGTATISERAVNQALAQEDVDAEVALAERVSLTAGGRTATVENVTLADSGKQVLFSAPPLEPLALDLPRSLASVEYTDVAVEHDRLVLSLTIAKGKVEL
- the serC gene encoding phosphoserine transaminase codes for the protein MEDAAQIVIPPELRPSDGRFGSGPSKVRAEAVAALARAAGGYLGTSHRRATVKDTVGRLRSGLRDFFRLPDDYEVVIGNGGSTAFWDAMAFGLIERRSQHLVFGEFSSKCAQAASLAPHLAEPRMIESEPGTHPQPEPSPDIDLYALTHNETSTGVAMPLRRPSPLALTVVDGTSAAAGLRVDPNNFDVYYFAPQKGFASDGGLWIALCSPAAIDRIGRIAASDRYIPPSLDLQIAFENSIKNQTYNTPALATIFLMVEQLEWMLHNGGLDWSTSRCDRSADILYSWAESSTVAVPFVKDPSQRSHVVATIDFGEGTDATTIAKVLRANGIVDTEPYRKLGRNQLRIAMYPAIEPDDIEKLTSAIDHVVNALA
- a CDS encoding pyridoxal phosphate-dependent aminotransferase, whose product is MPHHRLSTRATAITESSTLAIDAKAKALKAAGENVIGFGAGEPDFPTPAHIVEAAAEATRHPLYHKYTPAPGLPELRAAIATKTERDSGFRVSPQQVLVSNGGKHALFNAFLSVIDPGDEVLVPAPYWVSYPEMIKLAGGIPVELPTTEETGFQVSVEQLDAAVTERTKMLLFVSPSNPTGAVYPHHQVEAIGRWAAERGLWVLTDEIYEHLVYGDATFTSMPVVVPELADRCIVINGVAKTYAMTGWRVGWMIAPADVISVASSLQSHATSNVSNVAQAAALAAVAGDLSAVAEMRQAFDRRRQQMHKLLNDMPGVVSHEPQGAFYCFPSFTGVLGTTIRGREVASAHQLAEVILEEVKVALVPGEGFGAPGYARLSYALGDDDLSEGLNRLGDLLSE
- a CDS encoding bifunctional precorrin-2 dehydrogenase/sirohydrochlorin ferrochelatase, with translation MIDAHLYMACLNLRRRRALVVGAGPIALEKIEGLLVCEADVTVVALNAVPQVMELAAAGRVRLQERAYEETDLDGCLLVVAATSDTTLNTRIYEDAEARSMLVNVVDVPHLCNFILPAVARNGFLTVAISTAGASPALAKRMKREVGEMFGPEYLELASLLDGAREWAKQALATYDDRRVFFEEIVNGTPDPVELLRAGDVDAVRELIAARQRDAITRTEGPPAD